One region of Streptomyces davaonensis JCM 4913 genomic DNA includes:
- a CDS encoding response regulator, translating to MADGGRPGPDDPIRVFLLDDHEVVRRGVSDLLNDEPDITVVGDAATVEQALVRVPALRPQVAVLDVRLPDGDGVTVCRELRSRMPELACLMLTSFDDEDALLDSIMAGASGYVLKQIQGSDLVSAVRTVAAGQSLLDPSATTRLMARLRDDQRQEEEPDPLPGLTGREREILALIGEGLTNRQIGQRLYLAEKTVKNHISRLLAKLGVERRIQAAVIATQTQDRLRRQEGR from the coding sequence ATGGCGGACGGCGGACGGCCGGGCCCCGACGACCCGATCCGGGTCTTCCTGCTGGACGACCACGAGGTGGTCCGGCGGGGCGTGTCCGACCTGCTGAACGACGAGCCCGACATCACCGTGGTCGGTGACGCCGCCACCGTGGAGCAGGCGCTGGTCCGGGTGCCCGCGCTGCGTCCGCAGGTCGCGGTCCTCGACGTCCGCCTGCCCGACGGCGACGGAGTGACCGTCTGTCGGGAACTGCGCTCCCGCATGCCCGAGTTGGCCTGTCTGATGCTGACCTCGTTCGACGACGAGGACGCCCTGCTCGACTCGATCATGGCGGGTGCCTCCGGCTATGTGCTGAAGCAGATCCAGGGCTCGGACCTGGTGTCGGCCGTGCGCACGGTCGCCGCCGGGCAGTCCCTGCTCGACCCGAGCGCCACCACCCGGCTGATGGCGCGGCTGCGCGACGACCAGCGGCAGGAGGAGGAGCCGGACCCGCTGCCCGGTCTGACCGGCCGCGAGCGGGAGATCCTCGCCCTGATCGGCGAGGGCCTGACCAACCGCCAGATCGGCCAGCGGCTCTATCTCGCGGAGAAGACCGTGAAGAACCACATCTCCCGCCTGCTGGCCAAGCTGGGCGTGGAACGCCGGATCCAGGCCGCCGTCATCGCCACCCAGACCCAGGACCGGCTGCGGCGCCAAGAGGGGCGTTAG
- a CDS encoding pyridoxamine 5'-phosphate oxidase family protein, with the protein MSHDNGLPTTAGPRRSIELDSAEALRLLGTVSFGRIVFTQHALPTIRPVNHVLDGGDIVIRTHDGAALTSRTRQSGSPGVVVAYEADVIDPVTHLGWSVVVTGYAHLVTDADELARYATMLHPWSQQTMNYAVRIRPDLVTGVRLAAA; encoded by the coding sequence ATGTCCCACGACAACGGCCTCCCGACGACCGCAGGACCGCGCCGGAGCATCGAGCTCGACAGTGCCGAGGCGCTGCGGCTGCTGGGCACTGTGTCCTTCGGCCGGATCGTCTTCACCCAGCACGCGCTGCCGACGATCCGCCCGGTCAACCATGTCCTGGACGGCGGCGACATCGTCATCCGCACCCACGACGGCGCCGCGCTGACCTCCAGGACGCGACAGTCCGGGTCGCCCGGGGTGGTCGTGGCCTACGAGGCCGACGTCATCGATCCGGTCACGCATCTCGGCTGGAGCGTCGTCGTCACGGGCTACGCCCATCTGGTCACCGACGCCGACGAGTTGGCCCGCTACGCGACCATGCTGCACCCGTGGTCGCAGCAGACGATGAACTACGCGGTACGCATCCGCCCGGATCTGGTCACCGGGGTCCGGCTCGCGGCGGCCTGA